Proteins co-encoded in one Candidatus Korarchaeota archaeon NZ13-K genomic window:
- a CDS encoding glycosyltransferase family 2 protein — protein sequence MRTIYMTLSLIYLNLILIPILTGGLLSLVSFCTAVLISSYFIAHAAFFRSERPSYLGERSLPFLLLVLPFLLSLTLSYDIQSRFERFLYSFLAFGLATITWHYMLLIPLAVHYRNLEERERGRPLLHRPLVSVIIPARNEERVIDYTIRSVLESDYEPKEVIVVDDASTDRTFEVASKYQGPRFKVLRKEIGGMGKARALNFGLRFAKGDVIVFIDADTIISREAITELVRKLQDPNVSAVAGNVMVRNRVNLITKLQAIEYIATFHLFRKGLSVLGAVPIISGALGAFRRSVLEATGFYDADTLTEDFDVTVKALKSGRVVQASSYAVAFTEVPEDLRSLYRQRLRWYRGAFEVLLKHRDVYAYRSGFGHLRALDFPLIIINNLLIPIIDFLAMISIALAILRGLIIPLIIQILLFSTLQILITLIALQIAGERELSLAVVPLFALGYKQFHEVLMLKCFLDVIYARLRGRSFGWTFVERRGLEERVRL from the coding sequence TTGAGGACCATCTACATGACCCTCTCCCTGATCTACCTCAACCTGATCCTGATACCGATCCTCACAGGGGGGCTTCTCTCCCTGGTGTCCTTCTGCACGGCCGTCCTGATATCATCGTACTTCATCGCGCACGCAGCGTTCTTCAGATCGGAGAGGCCCAGCTACCTTGGGGAGAGGTCCCTCCCCTTCCTCCTACTGGTCCTCCCGTTCCTCCTCTCCCTCACTCTCTCCTACGACATTCAGAGCAGGTTTGAGAGGTTCCTGTACAGCTTCCTAGCCTTCGGTCTGGCCACGATAACCTGGCACTACATGCTGCTGATCCCCCTGGCCGTTCACTACAGGAACCTGGAGGAGAGGGAGAGGGGAAGGCCCCTCCTCCACAGGCCCCTCGTCAGCGTGATAATACCGGCTAGGAACGAGGAGAGGGTGATAGACTACACAATAAGATCTGTTCTGGAGTCCGATTATGAGCCTAAGGAGGTCATAGTCGTCGACGATGCCTCAACGGACAGGACGTTTGAGGTGGCCTCCAAGTACCAGGGTCCGAGGTTCAAGGTGCTGAGGAAGGAGATCGGGGGGATGGGGAAGGCCAGGGCCCTCAACTTCGGCCTCAGGTTCGCGAAGGGGGATGTCATTGTGTTCATAGATGCTGATACGATAATCAGCAGGGAGGCGATAACGGAGCTCGTCAGGAAGCTTCAGGATCCAAACGTCTCCGCGGTGGCCGGTAACGTCATGGTGAGGAACAGGGTCAACCTGATAACGAAGCTCCAGGCGATCGAGTACATAGCCACATTTCACCTCTTCAGGAAGGGCCTAAGCGTCCTAGGGGCGGTTCCAATAATATCGGGAGCCCTGGGGGCCTTCAGGAGGAGCGTGCTCGAGGCCACAGGATTTTACGATGCAGACACCCTCACTGAGGACTTCGACGTCACAGTTAAGGCCCTCAAATCCGGGAGGGTGGTTCAGGCGAGCTCATATGCCGTGGCCTTCACGGAGGTGCCCGAGGATCTGAGGAGCCTCTACAGGCAGAGGTTGAGGTGGTACAGGGGGGCATTCGAGGTCCTGCTCAAGCACAGGGACGTCTACGCCTATCGTTCCGGCTTCGGTCACCTCAGGGCCCTCGACTTCCCGCTGATAATAATAAACAACCTCCTCATCCCCATTATAGACTTCCTGGCGATGATATCGATAGCCCTGGCCATCCTTAGGGGACTCATAATCCCGCTGATCATTCAGATATTGCTCTTCTCAACTCTACAGATCCTGATAACGCTGATAGCGCTTCAGATAGCGGGAGAGAGGGAACTCTCGCTCGCGGTGGTCCCGCTTTTCGCCCTAGGCTACAAGCAGTTCCATGAGGTGCTGATGCTCAAGTGCTTCCTAGACGTAATATACGCCAGGCTGAGGGGGAGGAGCTTCGGCTGGACGTTCGTGGAGAGGAGGGGATTGGAGGAGAGAGTGAGGCTCTGA
- a CDS encoding MBL fold metallo-hydrolase encodes MLKGIGGDAFILPGSPATLFVGSPSGFYVIDPGCPEGRRAEIEGQGKIEAVLITHSHSDHVLAARGLRSESGIYAPLHELPFIESPELREATTFGGYAPWNLIFHVEALPVSVNVPFRLPFRIDRIEALSLPGHTFGQVGYLTDSGILYAADSIFGDKLLKRVVIPYFLDFEAALRTLEWLRDHIKDFEKVVPSHGPVVEGRRAMELVEENLRALESIREGVISALRARELTVEELTFRMLAEGGAELTPSSVILGAVTIRSLLSRLYERGIVDVRAIERGIVWALRG; translated from the coding sequence ATGCTCAAGGGTATAGGGGGCGACGCCTTCATACTCCCCGGAAGTCCAGCCACGCTTTTTGTCGGATCCCCTTCGGGCTTCTACGTCATAGACCCGGGCTGCCCCGAGGGGAGGAGGGCTGAGATAGAGGGGCAGGGGAAAATAGAAGCTGTTCTGATAACCCACTCCCACTCCGATCACGTGCTCGCAGCCAGGGGCTTGAGGAGCGAGTCAGGCATCTACGCACCTCTCCACGAGCTCCCCTTCATCGAGTCCCCCGAGCTCAGGGAGGCAACTACGTTCGGCGGCTACGCCCCCTGGAACCTGATATTCCACGTGGAAGCTTTGCCCGTGAGCGTGAACGTCCCCTTCAGGCTCCCCTTCAGGATAGATCGCATAGAGGCCCTGAGCCTGCCCGGTCACACCTTCGGCCAGGTTGGCTACCTCACGGACTCGGGCATACTCTATGCCGCTGACTCCATCTTCGGCGATAAGCTGCTGAAGAGGGTGGTTATCCCGTACTTCCTTGACTTTGAAGCAGCCTTGAGGACTCTGGAGTGGTTGAGAGATCACATTAAGGACTTCGAGAAGGTGGTGCCATCCCACGGCCCTGTTGTTGAGGGGAGGAGGGCCATGGAGCTGGTTGAGGAGAACCTGAGGGCGCTGGAATCCATAAGGGAGGGGGTGATATCAGCTCTCAGGGCCAGGGAGCTCACGGTGGAGGAGCTGACGTTCAGGATGCTTGCTGAGGGAGGGGCTGAGCTAACTCCGAGCTCTGTTATACTCGGCGCAGTGACCATCAGATCCCTCCTCTCCAGGCTCTATGAGAGGGGCATAGTTGATGTCCGGGCGATTGAGAGGGGGATCGTCTGGGCCCTCAGGGGCTAG